The DNA sequence CACCCAAATGTTTTCTTGTTTTTCTACTGCATATACAATTACATCATTCTAGAGATCATCCTAGCCACCGTGGCGGCTTTGGTTCGAGCCGCGCTGGGTGTGGAGCTGGAGCCAAATTTTGAAGAGCCGTACCTTTCCACATCGCTACAAGACTTCTGGGGAAGGAGATGGAATCTCATTGCCAGCGACAGCCTACGTTCCACGGTGTATATTCCAGTTCGGACCATGATGAGCCGTTGGATCGGGAGGAAGTGGGCCCCAGTCCCCGCGGTGATCCCGACTTTTATGGTGTCTGGGATCATACACGAGTTTATTTTCTACAATATGAGAAGATCAAAGCAGCCTACGTGGGAAGTGACGTTGTTTTTCGTTGTGCACGGAATGTGTTTGGCTGCTGAGATTGCCGTTAAGAAGGCCGTTAACAGGAAATGGCGGCTGCCTCCGGTGGTCTCGGGGTCCTTGGCGGTGGCGTTTGTGATGACTACTAAGTTGTGGCTCTTCATGCCGGCTCTTATGGCATTAGAAGCCGATGTAAACGCCCATAGAGAGATGATAGAGTTTGTTGAATCAATCAAAAGTAGCTTTAGGCCTATCATTTCATAAaatatttgaagaaaaaaaaaatgttataattATGCTCTATCATGAAAATCAAGTATTTTAATTTAAGAATCATTGTTATGTTTTTCCAAGATGCATGTATGCACTATTTCTCATTTTCAAAGTTTTTAATAATGTTAAAAGGGAACTTATGTAAGCTCAGTTCAATTTTGAGATCCTTCAAATGGGACAAAAATATATGTTATACCTAAAATTGACTTTTAAATCTAGATGGTACACAATTTTCTAtgagataaataatttttcaatatcttttttatttttgtgtaaaTTAGTACATTAACAAGGCTAAATGtgtaacttaattttattagatAGATTTACCCTGTAACATATAGTATTTTCAATGAATAAATTTGTATATCAAAACATCATAGTATTAGTAGAGAAAACCAATAACAAACCCATTTGAATTGAAGTTGCCCAAGATGACAAGATGCCAACATCTGAACAGCAAGTGCAACCACATTTGAAAAATTATCGAGAGCAGAGAATAAATGATGGGTAAATACTCTTTTGGatgtattttgcaaaaattatcaATTGGACCATCTGtattgttaaatgataaaatggaccataaattttctaaaatggtaaaaataggaccctgagcttaaattttgacaactttttttgaTATAACgaacttgaagacaatttctaacataaacagatataaaatatataaacagttttgtcataacacctttagatcggattattattaaattttattttaacaaaaaatccgttcagagtcctatttgtaccattttggaaaatacagagtctattttgtcattaaaCACAAAACAAAGGGTCTAATtgataatttttgcaaaacacaagacCCGAAATGAAATTTATCCATAAATGATACATTGCAACTTTACAACCAATTTCGCAAATAAATTTTCTTTTGCATGAAATCAAAAACAACAGTCAATAACAATACTCTTATTTATATTAAACAACactttacataaaattaatcttagaaAATTAAACCACATTCCATATTTAACAAGACAACCGACAAGCTGCATTAAAGATGCTCTTGTACATCTAGCTacgtgatctaataattagtgcATCCTGTATGGATGGCATAGCCCAATACTCAAAGTGGAGGGGATAACTTATTTTTATTGATATACATTTTCTCATTAAATGCCATTTTTGATTTGTGTTATATGCAAAAGATATTAGTTGGATTCTTTAATTTATCAAATAATCGGACATTATATTTTTCTATAAGAACATATATAATAATcttaattagtttaattttaaataaaatatatgcgGCAGAAGTTTTGTGACTATTAGAGTACTCACAATAATTCTTTTAAACTCTTATcttctttaaaaatttaaagaaaataacataaaacaagCTCCATTAGTTTCTTTAAACACATTCTTTAAAATTGAGATCCTTTAATTAAATCTTCTCTAATTGTAAAGAAGCTTTAAAGCTtcttcatgtaatttttaataatattttttgtcctttctcttttcttcccCTCTCCTattaattatctttttattaaatttttcttaaaaattactctatatactatttttttttaactttttttttaatttacaataatTGGGTTTCCAAaatggttgcagcgctagttgcaatagaggtttctatacgattttttgttgtaatttaAGTTGCAACGCTAGTTACAATAGGGGTTTcgatgtagaatttcgtaaaaatacaaagaaaattattttaaagtataaaaatgaaaaaactcaattttttctaCTATTTTTCCTCAtattttaatcaaaacaaatatttaaataatgtaaagaaaaatgataaagaatcatatagtttaatgtataaaataaaaaataataaaagaagataAGTTGTTGGGAgttgttattaattatttttatactttattaatcttattaattaagaaaaattaactAAAGTTAAATTTaggatattattatattatattctaAAATATAGAATACgattactaaaataaaactttgatttttatttttttggtttacATACACAATTATAGGTATAAGTATAGTATATGTAACATATTTTCATTTGAATTTAATAATAGTAATGTTCttaacatgtatatatttttctttctatcCTCGTAATATGGTCAACTAGAGTTAGATCAAAGCTGATCAGTAACTAGCTAGAGCGCTAGCTAGAAGAGAAAATATCAATGGAAGGTGAAATAAACAACTTGGTGATGGTGTGGATAACTGTGGTGGCATCACTCTGTTACTGTCACACAATCGGTAACATTATCACGCCAGGCACAGCCAGGCTCATAGCCATCCTTCCTGTGATACTTATTTTCTTGGTATTGCCTCTAAATCTAAGGACCATCATTCTGGGAGGACCAATTTCATTCTTCGTGGCTTGGCTAGCCAACTTCAAACTTCTACTCTTTGCCTACAGTAAAGGCCCTCTTTCCTCTAAC is a window from the Cannabis sativa cultivar Pink pepper isolate KNU-18-1 chromosome 1, ASM2916894v1, whole genome shotgun sequence genome containing:
- the LOC115707366 gene encoding probable long-chain-alcohol O-fatty-acyltransferase 5, giving the protein MESEINNLVMVWITVVASLCYCHTIGNIITPGTTRLIPILPVILIFLVLPLNLRTISLRVPILFFVAWLANFKLLLFAYGKGPLSSNNPLLPLPLSRFITLASFPIKIQDDPIINKQKKSLTNYAIKALILSTIIPIQQNKSSIHPNVFLFFYCIYNYIILEIILATVAALVRAALGVELEPNFEEPYLSTSLQDFWGRRWNLIASDSLRSTVYIPVRTMMSRWIGRKWAPVPAVIPTFMVSGIIHEFIFYNMRRSKQPTWEVTLFFVVHGMCLAAEIAVKKAVNRKWRLPPVVSGSLAVAFVMTTKLWLFMPALMALEADVNAHREMIEFVESIKSSFRPIIS